One region of Mus musculus strain C57BL/6J chromosome 15, GRCm38.p6 C57BL/6J genomic DNA includes:
- the Apol7e gene encoding apolipoprotein L 7e isoform X1 — translation MGTPDRECFIETVAEYLLDVISTEDLQLLLTEEETWKHFVAEVDLSREEETALREALAEIFSDPDGEDEDELQNDLQDKNERKEEDALSEALGKTVADTDAEDEEEIQNDPWHKERFLDAYPRVKLELEESIRMLHALADKVDKVHRDCTISRVVASSSSAVSGVLTILGLSLAPVTAGVSLALSATGLGLGAAAAVTSVSTSIVEKVSVVSAEAKASKLVPTNKDTMKGMKEVLDQSGPRLLFLSMNSFKKLKNIKNNIHAIKLTKANPSLVTNAKRLMTTGKTTTETTKQVKEAFGGTALAMTKGARIMGAATTGFFLLLDIVSFVGDSKHLHEGAKAESAAELRHQAQDPEQKLQELIRVHDSLIQ, via the exons ATGGGCACCCCAG ACAGAGAATGCTTCATTGAGACTGTGGCTGAGTACCTCCTGGATGTGATAAGCACAGAGGACCTGCAGCTCCTGCTGACAGAAGAGGAAACCTGGAAACACTTTGTGGCAGAAGTTGATTTGTCCAG GGAAGAGGAAACTGCCTTGCGAGAAGCTCTTGCAGAGATCTTTTCAGATCCTGatggagaagatgaagatgagCTCCAAAATGACCTGCAGGACAAGAACGAGAG GAAAGAGGAAGATGCCTTGAGTGAAGCCCTGGGTAAGACCGTAGCTGATACTGAtgcagaagatgaagaagagatcCAAAATGACCCGTGGCACAAGGAACGGTTCTTGGATGCTTATCCTCGGGTGAAACTGGAGCTTGAGGAGAGCATCAGGATGCTCCACGCCCTGGCAGACAAGGTTGACAAGGTGCACAGGGACTGCACCATCTCACGGGTGGTGGCCAGCTCCAGCAGTGCTGTGTCTGGAGTCCTGACCATCCTTGGTCTGTCTCTGgcacctgtgacagcaggagtcAGTCTGGCATTGTCAGCCACTGGCTTGGGGCTGGGGGCAGCAGCGGCTGTGACTAGTGTTTCCACAAGCATTGTGGAAAAGGTAAGTGTGGTGTCTGCTGAAGCTAAAGCCAGCAAGTTGGTACCAACCAACAAAGACACAATGAAGGGCATGAAAGAAGTTTTGGATCAGAGTGGTCCCAGACTTCTTTTCTTATCCATGAATTCCTTCAAGAAACTGAAAAACATCAAGAATAATATTCATGCCATCAAACTGACCAAAGCCAACCCTAGCCTAGTAACTAATGCTAAGCGCCTCATGACCACAGGAaagacaacaacagaaaccacTAAACAAGTGAAGGAAGCCTTTGGAGGTACTGCTCTGGCAATGACCAAAGGAGCCCGGATCATGGGTGCAGCCACCACAGGTTTCTTCCTCCTGCTGGATATAGTTAGCTTTGTAGGAGACTCAAAGCATTTGCATGAAGGAGCAAAGGCTGAGTCTGCTGCAGAGCTGCGGCATCAGGCTCAGGACCCAGAACAGAAGTTACAGGAGCTCATTCGGGTCCATGACAGCCTGATTCAGTGA